One window from the genome of Oryctolagus cuniculus chromosome 1, mOryCun1.1, whole genome shotgun sequence encodes:
- the LOC100353645 gene encoding olfactory receptor 10D1B-like, with protein MRNVSMVAEFILLGIPHTEGLETMLFVLFLSFYIFTLLGNLLILLAIVSSTRLHTPMYFFLCKLSVCDIFFPSVSSPKMLFYLSGNSRTISYAGCVSQLFFYHFLGCTECFLYTVMAYDRFVAICYPLRYTIIMSHRVCAILATGTSLFGCVQATFLTTLTFQLPYCGPNDVDYYFCDIPVMLKLACADTSSLEMVGFISVGLMPLSCFLLILTSYSCIVASILRIRSKEGRRRAFSTCSAHLTAILLSFMPVVLIYLQPTPNPWLNATVQILNNLVTPMLNPLIYSLRNKEVKYSLRKVLREAASFSDK; from the coding sequence ATGAGGAATGTCTCGATGGTGGCCGAGTTTATCCTGCTGGGCATCCCACACACAGAGGGTCTGGAGACCATGCTGTTTGTCCTGTTTTTGTCCTTCTACATCTTCACCCTTCTGGGGAACTTGCTCATCCTACTAGCAATTGTTTCCTCCACTCGGCTTCACACTCCTATGTACTTCTTCCTGTGCAAACTGTCTGTATGCGATATATTTTTCCCTTCTGTGAGTTCCCCCAAGATGTTGTTCTACCTCTCAGGGAACAGCCGCACCATCTCCTATGCAGGCTGTGTGTCCCAGCTCTTCTTCTACCATTTCCTGGGCTGCACCGAGTGTTTCCTGTACACAGTGATGGCCTACGACCGCTTTGTTGCCATATGTTACCCTCTGCGATACACGATCATCATGAGTCACAGAGTGTGTGCCATCCTGGCCACTGGGACCTCATTGTTTGGCTGTGTTCAGGCCACCTTTCTAACCACTCTCACCTTCCAATTGCCCTACTGTGGCCCCAATGATGTGGACTATTACTTCTGTGATATCCCAGTGATGCTGAAGCTGGCTTGTGCAGATACCTCATCCCTGGAGATGGTGGGGTTCATCAGCGTGGGCCTCATGCCCCTCAGCTGCTTCCTTCTCATCCTCACCTCCTACAGCTGCATTGTTGCCTCAATTCTTCGAATTCGATCTAAAGAGGGCCGACGCCGTgccttctccacctgcagtgcccacctcACCGCCATCCTTCTCTCCTTCATGCCAGTGGTCCTTATCTACCTGCAACCCACTCCTAATCCCTGGCTTAATGCAACTGTTCAGATACTGAATAACCTGGTTACTCCCATGCTGAACCCTTTGATCTATAGCTTAAGAAACAAGGAAGTAAAATATTCTCTGAGAAAGGTGCTACGGGAGGCGGCATCCTTTTCTGACAAGTGA